Below is a genomic region from Hypomesus transpacificus isolate Combined female chromosome 1, fHypTra1, whole genome shotgun sequence.
CTACCTCACTTGCTCTCTTTCCCTCGGTCCAATTGAACGGCCTTCAGCACTTTTTTTTCGatccagaaaaaaatatgcacGGCCTGTGGTCAAAGAGATGTTTGTCAACGTCATGTGGAACGCAGAGTGCGATGGAGCTTGCATGTTAAGTAGCCGCTGCCTTTATCAGGCCAATCAAGCGGCTCTGAAAAAATGAGAAAACGCGGTGGGGCCCAGACACCTGGCATTAAGACTCTCtgcatcccctcctccctctctccctccccccctccctctcttcatccttctctATCTAGCACACTGCTCCAATACAGCCCTATCAGACATCTCCAAGCTTTGCATATGAAATCATCAAAATCAGTCCGCTGTGCTatttgtctccctcctctttttcaTTAACTGAAACAAATAAAGGCTCTGTAATCCTGCAGCACAGGTGCTTTTATTGGATGCTTAAGCTTCAGACACAGGCCATTGCTACAGCTCCTACAACACTAGGCAATCCCTCTGTGCAGCTGGattctccattcttccctctgTTTCCCTTATAGTGAGGGTCGTGACCTGCATGTTTACCTTCAGGTACATTAAAAAAACTTCTCAGTGCATGAACTCAGTGCACCCTTCAAtcatttttctatttttttccctccctccctctttctctctctttacctctctctctcccatctaaTCCAGACAGTGTCTGTAAATCAGCATGGCTGTAAGTGGGTCTTATCGACCTCCCGGGATCTATAGGTGCCCAGATCTCCCTGGATCAGCCAATCAATAGATCAATACCATTCccgtgttttttgttttgttttgggatttttttttaattttactCCTCACAGGGACTGTCAACTGGAGATTGGAATCATcaattatatgtgtgtgtgtgtgtgtgcgcgtgcggttgtgtgtatgcgtgtatgtggAGAGGCTTTGTTTGCAGCTGTCTTCAGGACTAAGCATGGCTGTGAAAACCCTCGCCCTGTGGGACTAGGCAGACAGCAGAAGTGGGTCAGGGAGAGAAGCTGTCCAAGGACTTCAACAGACCAGTTCATAGAGCcccaaatctataaacaaaagATCAGCAAATCTATAAACTAAAGATCCGCTGGTAGGTTTACACTGTCAGCTTGAATAGTCTTTCGGGTGAGACCTTTGCCATCTCCATCCATGCACTGAACGTCAATATGATAAACAGAATGCATGGGGGCTCACTATAGTGTGACATAGTTGTACAGTTACACACAGCAACCTCTGCCTTGCTCTGAACACAACGTTAAGCTGACCGGTGCTCTGGCAGACAGAGCATTTAAACAATGATTATTTTTTCTGCTAGCACCTGAAATGACATGTGGTGGAGCTGATTAGCTGGGTCAATGCATCTGGCAGGTGTTCAGACTCCTGTTCTTCTGCAATAACTcagcacacaaaaaaacaagtgaGGTAGGGGAAGCCAAATAATCCATTTTGTCAGGCCTCCAAATTCAGCTTGGCACTGCTCCCTCAGCCACAGGTCAGTCCCTGTGTCGCCTGTCCCTTGAAATGGCTGGATGGAATCCTCTCTCATGGCCCTATACCAGGCCACACATGGCACTTCAAATAGGCCTGGCTTCAAATGAATAGAAAATGAACCGTTAGTCTGTTGATACCTGGCCTAGTATTATCTGAAACGCTCCATAACGTTCGACCTTGTAACTGGCACCGAAAATGTCAAACCCTGTGATTTAATATGTATGAGGATATTTCTCCCATCACCTCAGATCAGGTACAACAGATAAACAAAAAAATGGCGTCCTCACTGGTTTGATAATTGACCTTCTGCACCTAATCACGAAACCGGACTCCAGAAAGTCAGCTATGCCCTTCCAGTACCTGCCTCCCCATGTCCCCCAGATCCTCCTTtgctccccccttccccaccacccccccccaccaccacccccccctttCCAGGCACTGGCAGCGCAGGTTGTAGATGGACAGAGCAGATCAGAGTTGAGCGGAGAGGGTCTCACCTCTGGCAGTGGCATGCCGTTGATGATGAGGTCGGGTTGCTGGGGACCCTGGCCGGTGAAGGTGTGCTGATAGCCGTGGTTGGGGGCGGCATTGCGCGAGTTCTGGTTCTCCACGTTGAGGAAGGTGCTCTCGGAGCGCCTGCAGCCCAGCGGCAGGCTCTGCTGGTGGTAGTCGAAGTAGTTGAGCGAGGAGGTGAGAGACGAGCAACTCACCACGTTCATCTTGTCCGTCTCCTCCACGTCGCGCGGCACCAGACGGATGTCATTCTTGCTCAGCTTCTTCTTCTTGCTGGACTTCTTCTGGTTGCCGTAGGAGTACTCCGCCACCCTGCGCAGGTAGAAGAAACTGAACAGACTCAATAAAGCAGTGTTCTATCTGCCCCTCTCGCCCACCCATTCAGCCAGGGTCCGCCATGCCCGCCATGCCAGGGCACTGACTGCTGACATGCCAGACGTACGCTCATTGGCCGTGTCCAAGAGAGGAAGTTCACGCTCGGATGATCTTCCTCTCCCGGCCACCAATGGAGCCGTCAAAGCTCATTTGTTTGCATTTGCATGCTTTGCAAGTCACCATGTcacaaacaatcacacacaatgcaaacatGCCAAAACCACAgaagcgcgcacacacaagaacacatgaTATCAAAGAGCACCACCAGAATATGCAGTCATATTCAAAGCGCAGCCCACACTAATTCCCTTTTTTCATTACCAAGCCCCACTGGCAATATGGAGTGCAGGAGAGTTGTAGATTCAGATTAATTTAGAAATTATATGTGCCTGGTGCTAACTTGAGAAAAGCATTTTGACTCTAATCAGCCCAGATGAGAAAGCCAGAGATTTTTTATCAAAATATGCCAAAACTGGAAAATGTCTATTCTTCATTCTGGCTTGCAAATGTATAAATGGAACCTTTATATTAATCAGCTTGTGCTCTCAAGCCATGAATCCCATCTGACCATGGTGTAGTCTACTGGTTTTTAACATGTTCGAACATTTGCATAGAAACCCCTTTAGAAAGACTATATATAGCCTGAGTGGAAAGATATATAGACCTTTATATTGTAAGTGCAAAAAAACAATCGTTGACGTCCTGTATATATAAAACATACTAACAAGGTTTTGTCATTGTATGTCTTCTTCTCTCTGCGCATtatcaaagaaaatgtatgaaAACGGCACTGGACTGTAATCTTTTCCAGGCCATCTGAAAACAGTTTTTCTCCCTAGATTCAGAAGGGGAGAAAAGGGAGGTTGTaagggtaaaaaaaaagtgactgTCATTGTCCATACTGGTCCTGGCCCAAATTGAAAACCTGTCTGGAAACCTCTTCCGACTGACAGAGGACAGGCAATGAAGTGCAGATAAAACACAGCTCATATTCACAGTACTGTAGCTATTCAGAAGAACAGCACATCAATACTGATTGAAGGAGCCAGACGGAACCTCATTCCCACATAGGACTTTCAAAGAGATGGGTAAGTGGGATTCAGAATAAATTGCTGATTTTGAAAATTTTGAATTGTCTGTTTTACTTTTAATGCCACCAAGCCAAACTCCCATGTGGTCTACTCGCAAGATGATGTCTCTTTATGATAAAGCTAGAAGGATGCCTTAAAGGTGCTGTGTCACATAACGTTTGGCCTAAACACCTGTGGAAATACAGacgttgtattgtttttttcagatAAGCTCTGACCAACAAAGTAATCTTGGACATGTATGACTTTAAGATATTTAAGATTCATCTAAGATAAATATTGCAATCCATTTGGCCTATAATATTCTTTGTAAAATATGGGCCACTTCCCATGCTTTTACAAGCTTGGGGAAATCCTAGTCTTTGCATGATTGGCCTAAATCAACTTCACATCAACAAAATTACATTCAGAAGAAAATATGATAATGGCTCCAGGTTAAATTCACAAATGCAATCTATATGTAAATTTGAAGAGGTAATGTAGCACAGGGAAATCAGAGTGGGAGCTGATGTTACAGATTTATGAAGAAAACTGCCTTTTCAATAGGAAAGATCAAGCAAATAATGTCCTTGGCCAGGCTTGTCATCAGCCCAAAGGTTCATGAGTTAGAGGTCAAAAGCGGATCACTTTGAATTATTCAAAGATAATGAGCTGCTTGTTGTAATTAGCTTCATTATCTTATGAGAGAAACGAGATGTTACAGTTAAGTGATTTGGTAAATGGTCTTACATCTATCTGCTTTATCAAGAATCAAATCATCATTAATTTTATGAAAAGGAGCTTGGGAGATGGTGGGTGCCACAATATTTGTGGGTAACATTTATGATTGATTAGGACAAGTGAGTTATTAATTGGCCTGTGACACACCCACAAATTGAACCTGGCAATTCCACTCCCATATTTATGAGCCAATTGTTTACCAGGAGAGATTGACTATGTAAATCAATAAACCAAGGCACCACTGATACAATTTCAATTTGGTTAGATCACCAAAGTCACATTCACACCAAAACACTAAAATCTATCTTTTGAATTGATCTTCTTCATAACctctttatatattttgttcatAATAGCCTAAATAAACACCTGTATGTTCCTATGAACCCCGTTGCATGTCTTACATGTCTTTATGTTGTGCCTACAGTCCTTAAAGCCAATTAACTTTTGGGCGTATATTGTCGTGCATTAGGCCTTCTACCGTGGAACCATTAAACCATCACACTAATACCATCctaggcacacacgcacacacacagacacacacacacacacacacacacagcaaacaccaTAAGGTGGAATGATGTTGTAATGTATAGAAGGAAAGATTTgacattaaaaaataaattatatataaTGTTGTCAGTACCTGCAGTTGTATGTTCGGATTTCCTTGTTATCCCTTTTGCACTTCACAGCAACAAAGATCATGGTGACAAACAGGATAGCAGCAATTGAACCCAAGGCAATGATGAAGATCAGAGACAGGTTTACAGGTCCGATAGACTCCTGTGCGTTCAAGTCTGGTGACAGGTAGACCACAATGTATGCTGATGCTGATAGCGAAGGCTTCCCATGGTCTCGTGCCACAACTGTGATCTCGTAGGTGGATTTTGCGTTCTCCCCGAACATTCTCGTTGATCTAACTTCGCCATTCACCTGGTCTATTTCAAAGAAAGCCCGGTCTCCTTCTGAGATGGTATATGTTAGCCTTCCATTTTCTCCCTCGTCGTAGTCGTCGGCTTTAACTTGTGTCACCATGTAACCTACTCCAGCGTTTCTTGGAATAGACACCTCGGCTGTGCCATTTACCAGTGGGGGGGTTGTCATAATAGGTGTATTATCATTGACATCCAGTACAACAATACGCACTGTTGCATTACTTGATAAAGATGGATTCCCATTGTCTCTGGCCAACACTTTGAAATCAAATGTCCTTGTGTATTCATGGTCAAAAGATCTCATGGAATAGATACGACCTGATGGATTAATGCTGACATAAGTGTTAACGTCCATGTGTTTTATTTCACTTGGAACTATTGTGTAAGACACGGTTCCGTTCATGCCCAGGTCCGGGTCTACAGCTGATACTGCCAGCAAACATGAACCAGGCAGGTTGTTTTCCAGGACCATTTCTTGGTAGTGGGGTTTTAGGAAATGAGGGGGGTTGTCGTTTTCATCAGTAACTCTAACGACAAAAGACTTTGTGGCGCGTAAAGGTGGAATACCACTATCCTCTGCTTGAATTGTGAGATTGTACGTGTCTCTTTGCTCTCTGTCCAGTCTGCCTTCAACAAGTATGGTTGAAAAGCTCTCGTATTCTTGCAGCCTAAAAGGTACGTTGCCCTGAAGCCTACACTGCACTTTGCCGTTGGCGCCCGAGTCCTTGTCTGAAACCCTCACCAAAGCTATCACGTATCCACGAGGTGCGTTTTCACTTACTTCCACCATCTCCGTGTTCACCGACAATAAGCTAATGACAGGTGGATTATCATTAGAGTCCATCACGTTCACTGTGACTTTGCAATGCGCTGGTATTGAATTGGGACCTAAATCTTTGGCCTGAACGTCAATCTCATATATGTGCATGGATTCATAGTCCAGGACACCATTTACGGTAATAACGCCGGTCCTAGGATCAATTTTGAACGCATCCTTCGTTTTGTCTGTGACGTAACTGTTGAATGAGTACACAACCTCGCCATTAGTGCCCTCGTCGGGATCCGTTGCGTTTAAGTCTATAACTACTGTATTGATGGGAGAATTCTCCATCACATTAACAGTATAGACAGACTCATCAAAGACGGGATTGTTGTCATTAGAATCTATTACTCTGATGTTTAACTGAACAGCACCAATTTTAGGAGGGTCTCCCCCATCTTCCGCACTGATTTGATATGTGTAGTGAGACTGCGTCTCCCTGTCTAAATATTTTAGCACCACTAGCTCAGCAATCTTGGACCCATCCCCTCTAGTCTTTACATCCAAGTCGAAAAGCTCATTCGGGGTGATGGAATATGATTGCACACCGAAGATGCCAGAGTCCGGATCGCTTGCCCCCTCTAGGGGAAACCTTGTATCTGGAGAGGCATTCTCTGAAATTTCGATGTCAATGTGGTTTGTTGGAAATCTAGGTGCATTGTCATTCAAATCCTTAATTTCAACTTTTATGACACAGATTTCCATAGAGTTCGACTTCGACATCACTTCCAGAGAGATAATGCACTTGGGGTTTTGTCGGCAAACTACATCCCTGTCGATTTTTTGTTGAGTCGTAAGGATTCCAGCCGGACTGAGTTCCACCCATCGCGGCTCCGAATTGGAGATCACGCGCAAGTACGGAGGTTGAGGTGCAATCTGAAATCCTTGCAGTTGTGCGTCCTTTGTCACATTTCCAATGACTGAACCTGGTTTTTGCTCCTCGTTTATccaatatttcaaattgatcacagcctcagccccagtccaACATAAAAGGACGACCAAAAGACATTGTATCAAATCCATTTCTCTGTTTTGCATTGTACCTGTTgatgttctttcttccttttccgTAATTAGGATCTTGTATATAAACAAATAACGCGCTCGCCTTCACGTTAGAGATAACAGGCTAAATTTTCCAATTTGTTCATTTCAATCAAAAAGTTGTCCGGGGAATAGATTTAACGGCATGAATAGCTCTTAACCGATATGCAGATGTGTTTTAATCAATATGTAAGTTCAAAGTCTTTTTACTTCATTGCACTTCATTGCACTAAACCGAATCCTCCAGCCTGCTGCAGAGCGCGAGATATTGGGGAGGGCAGCAACGTGAAAACATACTGAATGGTCTCAGAACAGTGATTTACCCATGTAAATCGGCGCAGCTCATATAACCTGGTACGCACGACTGAAAAGATGAACAGACCATTtcgatcaaataaaaaaaattcgcTCAATGATTTATTCAAAAAGGAAAATTCCGATTAACAAGTCCACTATGATAAGTAGATATGAATAGAGGTTTTAGAAATGTTCCAGTTGAATTATAATCAGAATCACGATTGTCCACTGTTAAAGCGTATTTAGAATAATAGTTGAATTGATAGATTGAATCAATTGTGGCGTTTATTCCTCTTGAACAATTAAATCAAATTGCACATCCGATGAAAACATCAAAATTGACTCCGGATTGAGAAAATCATGGAATAAGTCCAGTTATTTTAGGCTGTAGCAGGAATGGTCTCATTGATGTCCACAGTTACCTTTCTATTTCCAGCCGCGGAGCTTTAGGTTCCTCTCACTATTGCAAGACGCTTTCTCCTGCTAATTAATTTCCTTAAATTTGTCACTTGGAAAATTGCTGTTTAACATATCCCAGTGTTGTCCGTGTAAAATCCACTGTGTGCACAACCAGAGTTAAAAATGAAGCGCTGTCATAAGAAGAAGCAGTTCATGTCAGAATGCAGCAGAACTAAAAGCATTAGAATATCCAGCCGGGATGAGGCGAAAATCTCCACTCGTTGGCAGTAGCCAGTTAGTTGACTCCAATACACGCTCCTCTCGCATCACTAGAGAACACTGCCGAATGCACAGCTCAGCGCCTAGCGCTCCGTCTCAGGACCTGCAATACCCTCAACCAATCAGAGGTTACACAGGAGGGCTGGATTTGCTGGTGGGTGGGGCCAAGGACAGCAATGAAACTCTGCCAACTACCTGTACTTTTGCTGCGTGAGACTGGAATGGGTTAAATGTGGACACTACTACATAGGCTATATTTCAGGATGCTaataatcaaaataaggtaGGCTCGTGTGTGTATTTCCAAAGCTCCACAACATGGCGTAGGCTACTTCGTGGTCTGGTCGCTTCATTTATCTTTTTAGTCGACAACTGAATGATTAGAAGCCTCATTCAACTTTCCATTCcagtgtatgtatgcatgcatatTCCTCTATGCCCTCACATTTTCAGatgtaaaacaaatatttaggTCTAACATATAGGAGGGAATGGATTTTTCCTCTGGCAGAAACAGGTGATTGCGGCCAATTTAAACGGGAGGACATATTGGGACTCGGGAGGCAACACTTGCAACGTATGCTAAACGGATGCGCAGAACAGCATCATGTTGAGCTATTGTAGTCGATGGGCTTGTTGCTTGCGCACagacatgtttttttctttctttttttacaagaAATGTTGTGAAGAGATCTTTATTGTTTCTTGTTTTCAAAGGTGGATAGGCTACACTTGTTGTCGATGACTATGACATAAACAGAGAAGATGACAAATGCTCTTTCATTAAAAGCCCCACCATGCTGAAAAATGCGACTAAATGCGATTAAACACGACTCGTGTTTAATTGGCTAGGTAGTCAACTCAGttgtaggacagacactatatATACAAAGGTCCGCGtaagtcatctctctctctctctctctctctctctctctctctctctctcctcctctctctctttctccgtcgtctgtttgtccctctctccactcaaacacacacacaaatcagcaCATGGtacgctctctccctctatgtatTTACTATGAATGGTTGAATCCGAACTACGAAACAAAGATACAGCTGGAAGCAGCATGGTATATTACCGTTAGAATGTCTCAAAGAAAAGCTCACTGCTGCATGTCTGCTCTGTTTAGTCATGATATGAACAAAATCTGCAAGTAAGAGAGGAAGGTAATGAGAAAACGTATCTAATCCTACAGGTGTCACGTCGCTTCATGGGAACCTCCCCAATACCCGCTCTCATTTAAAACGTGGGTAGGCCCAATACTTGGTTCTTTGGACGATTTTGTTCTGCTTTCACAGTATTAtcagggttcctccggtagatATTTTTGATATTCGCTCGTAATCAGATTTTGATTAGGCGGCACCACACTCTTAAAAGATTAACACCTAAAATATTTTGGTAGTAGAGTACATGTTTTAAAATTATACGCTGTTGCCAATCATTGTGCATTGTCTTCTTCTTGTCTGCATAACTCCTCAAACATTTCCCTATCTCTGGATTCTTCACTGAGGTAAACTTGGCTCACGATATCCAACACTAGAGGAACCACGTTTTAAAGTCACAAGGGTGACACCTAGCGTCCTTTTCCTGCTTGACTTTGCTCTCGACGTTGACCCAAGCACGTTTCCATCTTCCCTCAAgtagatgttttttttctgacaCACATGAAGTGAAGTATAAGACACTGCACACGTTTAGTTAAAGATTGTATATACAAATTCAGAACTATCTTTAGCTTGACACATTTAAACGAATGCGTTTTTTTTGTACAGCCACATAACAATCTCTTATGAAATATGAAACATATCTTGATTAACTGTGGGTGTTTGTTGACAAGGAAGTATCAAACCATATAATGGCAAGACTTTTTTCTTGTGATTTTTTGAGGCCATATTGAAAAGACAGTAGAAATTGAATCTCAACATGGTTTTCtacataaaaaaacataaagCTATATTGTGCTTTTAaacagcccccccaaaaaatcatgcAAACATCCATATTGTGCCACAGAAAGGTGTTAGTTGTGTTTGAATTACATTTCCAGTCCAACCTGgatacattctctctctctctctctctctctctctctctctctctctctctctctctctctctctctctctctctctctctctctctgtccctctctccctctccctctctctgtgtgttgcaCTTAGCAATCTGCTTCCCATTTTGATAGTCTGCAAGGGCTTTTGATCTTGCCACACTGAGTGATGCATATGTAGGGAGTTCTAGTCAATGGTAGCATTTATTTGAATGGATCTCAAATGACCATCAAAGGAAGTGATGTGCTGATAGACAGTCAGAGAAGGGTCCAGATGTCagtcaagagaagaggagagatagcCATGTACAAAACAACAACCCAGGCCTGCTGAAAAGATACTTTTAAGTGACCAACAGTGGAAAAAAGGACTGTCAACCTGAGATGACGATTACAGTTTAGTCCACCGACATTGATGAACCAAAAGTAACCCAAACCGTTTTATTGTATGTCTTAATTAAACATCAATTATGTACAAGCACACACTTTGTAATTAGGAAAGCTATACCTAGGAAAGTTTTTTGGAAGTGCATAATCTAAGACTGTATGCCAAAAACTACTCAAGTCAACCCCAATCTC
It encodes:
- the pcdh19 gene encoding protocadherin-19 isoform X5; amino-acid sequence: MQNREMDLIQCLLVVLLCWTGAEAVINLKYWINEEQKPGSVIGNVTKDAQLQGFQIAPQPPYLRVISNSEPRWVELSPAGILTTQQKIDRDVVCRQNPKCIISLEVMSKSNSMEICVIKVEIKDLNDNAPRFPTNHIDIEISENASPDTRFPLEGASDPDSGIFGVQSYSITPNELFDLDVKTRGDGSKIAELVVLKYLDRETQSHYTYQISAEDGGDPPKIGAVQLNIRVIDSNDNNPVFDESVYTVNVMENSPINTVVIDLNATDPDEGTNGEVVYSFNSYVTDKTKDAFKIDPRTGVITVNGVLDYESMHIYEIDVQAKDLGPNSIPAHCKVTVNVMDSNDNPPVISLLSVNTEMVEVSENAPRGYVIALVRVSDKDSGANGKVQCRLQGNVPFRLQEYESFSTILVEGRLDREQRDTYNLTIQAEDSGIPPLRATKSFVVRVTDENDNPPHFLKPHYQEMVLENNLPGSCLLAVSAVDPDLGMNGTVSYTIVPSEIKHMDVNTYVSINPSGRIYSMRSFDHEYTRTFDFKVLARDNGNPSLSSNATVRIVVLDVNDNTPIMTTPPLVNGTAEVSIPRNAGVGYMVTQVKADDYDEGENGRLTYTISEGDRAFFEIDQVNGEVRSTRMFGENAKSTYEITVVARDHGKPSLSASAYIVVYLSPDLNAQESIGPVNLSLIFIIALGSIAAILFVTMIFVAVKCKRDNKEIRTYNCSFFYLRRVAEYSYGNQKKSSKKKKLSKNDIRLVPRDVEETDKMNVTENYSIDSSYVNSRAHLIKSTSTFKDLEGNSLKDSGHEESDQTDSEHDVQRGHYVDTAVNDVLNMTVPPNICQLPDQGRRKDPGEGFHCQDECRILGHSDRCWMPRVPARAKSPEHGRNVIALSIEATTVDVPHYEDGTGTTKRTFATFGKDGPEDVERGELRGKRTAESQVCSPKANGGAVREAGNGREAASPITSPMHLKSPLSKTPSAYNTLKCRDAERIANHSLLRQPEGKDSEPAVREINTLLQDAREKESPSSKRLKDIVL
- the pcdh19 gene encoding protocadherin-19 isoform X6; protein product: MQNREMDLIQCLLVVLLCWTGAEAVINLKYWINEEQKPGSVIGNVTKDAQLQGFQIAPQPPYLRVISNSEPRWVELSPAGILTTQQKIDRDVVCRQNPKCIISLEVMSKSNSMEICVIKVEIKDLNDNAPRFPTNHIDIEISENASPDTRFPLEGASDPDSGIFGVQSYSITPNELFDLDVKTRGDGSKIAELVVLKYLDRETQSHYTYQISAEDGGDPPKIGAVQLNIRVIDSNDNNPVFDESVYTVNVMENSPINTVVIDLNATDPDEGTNGEVVYSFNSYVTDKTKDAFKIDPRTGVITVNGVLDYESMHIYEIDVQAKDLGPNSIPAHCKVTVNVMDSNDNPPVISLLSVNTEMVEVSENAPRGYVIALVRVSDKDSGANGKVQCRLQGNVPFRLQEYESFSTILVEGRLDREQRDTYNLTIQAEDSGIPPLRATKSFVVRVTDENDNPPHFLKPHYQEMVLENNLPGSCLLAVSAVDPDLGMNGTVSYTIVPSEIKHMDVNTYVSINPSGRIYSMRSFDHEYTRTFDFKVLARDNGNPSLSSNATVRIVVLDVNDNTPIMTTPPLVNGTAEVSIPRNAGVGYMVTQVKADDYDEGENGRLTYTISEGDRAFFEIDQVNGEVRSTRMFGENAKSTYEITVVARDHGKPSLSASAYIVVYLSPDLNAQESIGPVNLSLIFIIALGSIAAILFVTMIFVAVKCKRDNKEIRTYNCRVAEYSYGNQKKSSKKKKLSKNDIRLVPRDVEETDKMNVTENYSIDSSYVNSRAHLIKSTSTFKDLEGNSLKDSGHEESDQTDSEHDVQRGHYVDTAVNDVLNMTVPPNICQLPDQDPGEGFHCQDECRILGHSDRCWMPRVPARAKSPEHGRNVIALSIEATTVDVPHYEDGTGTTKRTFATFGKDGPEDVERGELRGKRTAESQVCSPKANGGAVREAGNGREAASPITSPMHLKSPLSKTPSAYNTLKCRDAERIANHSLLRQPEGKDSEPAVREINTLLQDAREKESPSSKRLKDIVL